The DNA region GATGATGCGCTCGCCCTCCGGGATGGCCGCCGAGAGGACGTTGAGCGTCGTCGTCTTACCGGAGCCGGTGCCGCCGGAGATGAGGATGTTCAGCTTGCCGCGCACGCAGGCCTCGAGGAACTGGCCGGACTTGTGCGTGAGCGTCCCGAACTTGATCAGGTCGGGCATGGTGAACGGATCGCGGCGGAACTTACGAATGGTGAGTGCCGATCCGCGCACCGCCAGCGGCGGGATGATCGCGTTCACACGCGAGCCGTCCGGCAGACGGGCGTCCACGTACGGGGACGACTCGTCGATGCGGCGGCCGATCCGGCTGATGATCTTGTCGATGATCCGCAGCAGGTGCTGGTCGTCGACGAACTGCGCGTTGGTGCGCGTGATCTTGCCGTGCCGCTCGATGTAGATCGTGCTGTGGTCGTTGACCATGATCTCCGTGATCGAGTCGTCCCGCAGGAACGGCTCGAGTGGGCCGTAGCCGAGGATGTCGTCGGAGATCTGCCGGATGATCTCCTGGCGCTCCTGCCGCGTGAGCGGGGTCTTCTCGAGCGCCAGCACCTCGGTCACGGCCTCATTGACCGTCGCCTCGAGGTCGTTGTCGCCCTTGGCGGCGTCGCTGTTGAACAGCCGCGGGCCGAGCCTGGCGATGATGTCCTTGTGGACGCGGGTCTTGAGATCGGCAAAGGGATCGGAGACGACCGAGGAGCGCTCGGGAGCGGGCTTGCCCGACTCCTGCTGCGCATCGACCTCGGTGCCGTCCTGCCCCGCGACCTGGATGCGAGACTGTAGCGACACGGGTTATCCCTTCCTTCGGAACTTCTTGCCGCCGCCGCCGCTCTCGGCCTTGCCGGCAGCGCGCTGGGGCACGAGCTTGTCGGCGACGTCCTGCAGCGACTTGGCGACACCCGAACGGGGATTCGAGATCGCGATCGGCACGCCCCGGTTGACGGAGACCGCCACCTCGCGGTCGACCGGCACCTCGAACTCGACCTTCATCTCGAGCGCCCGCTCGACCTCCTGCGGCTTCAGGCCGACCTTCGATCCGGAGCGGTTGACCAGCAGGTGGCGCCGCTCCTTCGGATAGTGGAGCAGGTCGAGCGTCTGCATCGTGAGCTTGATGTTCTTGACGGCCGGCACGTCCAGCGAGGCGACGAGCACCAGCTGGTCGGTGCGGTCGAGCGTCGACAGCACCGGGCCGTGGAAGAACGGCGGGGTGTCGACCACGATCACGTCGTAGCTCTCCTTCGCCACCGCGAACAGGTGGCCGAGCCGCTCCTCGGTGACCAGTTCGGCGTCCTCGGGCCGCAGCGGGGCGGGGAGGACGTGCACGCCGGAGGAGTGGGCCGTCACGTAGCCTGCCAGGGCGTCCGAGTCGAGCTCGCGCCGGGCCATGACCAGGTCGTAGATGGTCTTCTCCGGCTCGATTCCGAGCATGATGGCCGCGTCGCCGAACTGCAGGTCGAGGTCGAGGAACAGCGTCTTGCGATGCTGCTGCCGGGCGAAGATGGCCGCCAGGTTGCAGGCCAGCACGGTCTTGCCGGCGCCGCCCTTGGGTGAGAAGAACGTCACCACGCGGCCCTCGATGGTCGAGCTCGTCTTGCCGCCGGCGCCCGGTGCGCGGCCGGCCGCCAGCGAGTTCGCCTTCTTGATCGTGAAGACGATGCCGTCGGTCAGCTGCGGGAGCAGGACGACGTCGAAGATGCCCGCGGACAGCGCCTCCGAGAGGAGTGCGTTGGCCGTGGCCGACGTGACGAGCACGATGGGCGCCGCGGTGACGCCACGGATGGCCTCGATCTCGGCCGTCGGAACATGGTCGGTCGCGGTGGTGCCGTGCAGGATCACCTGCGCCCCGGACTCGGCCAGCTTGGTGCCGGCCTTGGCGGGATCGGCGGCGGTGCCGACCAGCTCCACCTCGGGATGGTCGGCGAGACCCTCCCTGACCTCGGCGAGGCCGTTGGCCGCGCCGGTGATGAAGACCTTGATGGGAGACGTGCTCATCAGTTCTGTCCCTTCACGCCGACGGCTGCGGCGATCTGACGGGCGTTGAGGCCCTCGAAGATGACCGACGGAACCGTGGCCAGGGTGGTCGGGCCGTCCGTCGAGCCGTTGGCCGGCCGCAGGGCGAACCAGAGCG from Gaiellales bacterium includes:
- a CDS encoding AAA family ATPase yields the protein MSTSPIKVFITGAANGLAEVREGLADHPEVELVGTAADPAKAGTKLAESGAQVILHGTTATDHVPTAEIEAIRGVTAAPIVLVTSATANALLSEALSAGIFDVVLLPQLTDGIVFTIKKANSLAAGRAPGAGGKTSSTIEGRVVTFFSPKGGAGKTVLACNLAAIFARQQHRKTLFLDLDLQFGDAAIMLGIEPEKTIYDLVMARRELDSDALAGYVTAHSSGVHVLPAPLRPEDAELVTEERLGHLFAVAKESYDVIVVDTPPFFHGPVLSTLDRTDQLVLVASLDVPAVKNIKLTMQTLDLLHYPKERRHLLVNRSGSKVGLKPQEVERALEMKVEFEVPVDREVAVSVNRGVPIAISNPRSGVAKSLQDVADKLVPQRAAGKAESGGGGKKFRRKG
- a CDS encoding ATPase, T2SS/T4P/T4SS family; translation: MSLQSRIQVAGQDGTEVDAQQESGKPAPERSSVVSDPFADLKTRVHKDIIARLGPRLFNSDAAKGDNDLEATVNEAVTEVLALEKTPLTRQERQEIIRQISDDILGYGPLEPFLRDDSITEIMVNDHSTIYIERHGKITRTNAQFVDDQHLLRIIDKIISRIGRRIDESSPYVDARLPDGSRVNAIIPPLAVRGSALTIRKFRRDPFTMPDLIKFGTLTHKSGQFLEACVRGKLNILISGGTGSGKTTTLNVLSAAIPEGERII